A genomic region of Pseudomonas sp. RSB 5.4 contains the following coding sequences:
- the ptsP gene encoding phosphoenolpyruvate--protein phosphotransferase: MLELTIEQISMGQSAVDKPAALQLLAHHLVADGLVADGYLAGLQAREAQGSTFLGQGIAIPHGTPETRDQVFATGVRLMQFPEGVDWGDGQIVYLAIGIAAKSDEHLRLLQLLTRALGETDLGQALRRASSPEALLKLLQGAPQELALDAQMIGLGVSADDFEELVWRGARLLRQADCVSNGFAGVLQQVEALPLGDGLWWLHSEQTVKRPGLAFVTPDKPMRYLGQPLSGLFCLASLGEAHQALLERLCALLIEGRGHELGRATSSRKVLEVLGGELPADWPSARIALANAHGLHARPAKILAQLAKSFDGEIRVRIVDSADSAVSVKSLSKLLSLGARRGQVLELIAEPSIAADALPALLAAIEEGLGEEVEPLPAVSQQREAIADIAEVLIAPASGAQLQAIPAAPGIAIGPAHIQVQQAIDYPLRGESAAIERERLKQALSDVRSDIQGLIERSKAKAIREIFITHQEMLDDPELTDEVDTRLKQGESAEAAWMAVIEAAAKQQESLQDALLAERAADLRDIGRRVLAQLCGVQTPNEPEQPYILVMDEVGPSDVARLDPARVAGILTARGGATAHSAIVARALGIPALVGAGAAVLLLAPGTPLLLDGQRGRLHVDADAATLQRAAEERDTREQRLKAAAEQRHQPAHTTDGHAVEVFANIGESAGVSAAVEQGAEGIGLLRTELIFMAHPQAPDEATQEAEYRRVLDGLAGRPLVVRTLDVGGDKPLPYWPIAKEENPFLGVRGIRLTLQRPQIMEAQLRALLRSADNRPLRIMFPMVGSVEEWRQARDMTERLRLEIPVADLQLGIMIEVPSAALLAPVLAKEVDFFSVGTNDLTQYTLAIDRGHPTLSAQADGLHPAVLQLIDITVRAAHAHGKWVGVCGELAADPLAVPVLVGLGVDELSVSGRSIAEVKARIRELSLTQAQTLAQQALTVGSANEVRALVEAL; encoded by the coding sequence ATGCTCGAGCTCACTATAGAGCAGATATCCATGGGCCAATCGGCTGTGGATAAACCCGCCGCCCTGCAATTGCTCGCCCATCATCTGGTGGCCGATGGCCTGGTCGCCGATGGCTACCTCGCCGGCTTGCAGGCCCGGGAAGCCCAGGGCTCGACCTTTCTCGGCCAGGGTATCGCCATCCCCCACGGCACCCCGGAGACCCGCGATCAGGTATTCGCCACCGGCGTGCGGCTGATGCAGTTTCCCGAGGGGGTGGATTGGGGCGATGGGCAGATCGTTTATCTGGCGATCGGCATCGCCGCCAAATCCGACGAACACCTGCGTCTGCTGCAACTGCTGACCCGCGCCCTCGGCGAAACCGATCTGGGTCAGGCGCTGCGTCGCGCCAGCTCGCCGGAAGCGCTGCTGAAACTGCTGCAAGGTGCGCCGCAGGAACTGGCGCTGGATGCGCAGATGATCGGCCTCGGCGTGTCGGCTGACGATTTTGAAGAGCTGGTCTGGCGTGGCGCGCGTCTGTTGCGTCAGGCAGATTGTGTGAGCAATGGGTTTGCCGGCGTGTTGCAGCAAGTCGAAGCGCTGCCGCTGGGCGATGGCCTGTGGTGGCTGCACAGCGAGCAGACCGTTAAGCGCCCGGGCCTGGCCTTCGTCACCCCGGACAAACCGATGCGTTACCTCGGCCAGCCGCTCAGTGGTCTGTTCTGTCTGGCCAGTTTGGGTGAGGCGCATCAGGCGCTGCTCGAACGTCTGTGTGCACTGCTCATTGAAGGGCGCGGCCATGAACTGGGCCGCGCCACCAGCAGCCGCAAAGTCCTCGAAGTGCTCGGCGGCGAACTGCCCGCCGATTGGCCGAGCGCGCGTATTGCCCTGGCCAACGCTCACGGTCTGCATGCACGCCCGGCGAAGATTCTTGCGCAACTGGCGAAGAGTTTTGACGGTGAAATCCGCGTGCGCATCGTCGACAGCGCGGACAGCGCCGTGTCGGTAAAAAGCCTGAGCAAGCTGCTGAGTCTCGGCGCCCGTCGTGGTCAGGTGCTGGAGTTGATCGCCGAACCGAGCATCGCCGCTGATGCCCTGCCGGCGCTGCTGGCCGCTATCGAAGAAGGCCTCGGCGAAGAAGTCGAACCGTTGCCGGCCGTGAGTCAGCAACGCGAAGCCATCGCTGATATCGCCGAAGTGCTGATCGCCCCGGCGTCCGGCGCGCAGTTGCAGGCGATCCCTGCTGCACCGGGCATCGCCATTGGTCCAGCGCACATTCAGGTGCAACAGGCTATCGATTACCCGTTGCGCGGCGAGTCCGCGGCCATTGAGCGCGAGCGTCTCAAACAAGCGCTGAGCGATGTGCGCAGTGACATCCAGGGCCTGATCGAACGCAGCAAGGCCAAGGCGATTCGCGAGATTTTCATCACCCACCAGGAAATGCTCGACGACCCGGAACTGACCGACGAAGTCGACACCCGTCTCAAGCAAGGCGAGAGCGCCGAAGCGGCGTGGATGGCGGTGATTGAAGCGGCGGCCAAGCAACAGGAATCGCTGCAGGACGCGTTGCTCGCCGAGCGGGCGGCGGACCTGCGTGACATCGGGCGCCGGGTGCTGGCGCAACTCTGCGGTGTGCAGACGCCGAACGAGCCGGAGCAGCCGTACATTCTGGTGATGGACGAAGTCGGCCCATCCGACGTGGCGCGGCTCGATCCGGCGCGCGTCGCGGGGATTCTCACCGCTCGCGGCGGCGCCACCGCGCACAGTGCAATCGTCGCCCGTGCTCTCGGAATTCCGGCGCTGGTCGGTGCGGGCGCAGCGGTGCTGCTGCTGGCACCGGGCACGCCGTTGCTGCTCGACGGCCAGCGCGGTCGCCTGCACGTCGACGCCGATGCCGCGACCCTGCAACGCGCCGCCGAAGAACGTGATACCCGCGAACAACGTCTCAAGGCTGCCGCCGAACAACGCCATCAACCGGCACACACCACTGACGGCCACGCCGTGGAAGTGTTCGCCAACATCGGTGAAAGCGCCGGGGTCAGCGCTGCGGTCGAGCAGGGCGCCGAAGGCATTGGTCTGCTGCGCACCGAACTGATTTTCATGGCCCACCCGCAAGCGCCAGACGAAGCCACTCAGGAAGCCGAATACCGTCGCGTTCTCGATGGCCTCGCCGGGAGACCGCTGGTGGTGCGCACCCTTGATGTCGGAGGCGACAAACCGCTGCCATATTGGCCGATCGCCAAGGAAGAAAACCCGTTCCTCGGCGTGCGCGGCATTCGCCTCACGTTGCAGCGTCCGCAGATCATGGAAGCGCAATTGCGCGCCTTGCTGCGTTCGGCGGATAACCGTCCATTGCGGATCATGTTCCCGATGGTCGGTAGCGTCGAAGAGTGGCGTCAGGCCCGCGACATGACCGAGCGCCTGCGCCTGGAAATCCCGGTTGCCGATCTGCAACTGGGGATCATGATTGAAGTACCGTCCGCCGCATTGCTGGCGCCGGTGCTGGCCAAGGAAGTCGACTTCTTCAGTGTCGGCACCAACGACCTGACGCAATACACCCTGGCCATCGACCGAGGTCACCCGACACTGTCGGCCCAGGCTGACGGCCTGCACCCGGCGGTGCTGCAGTTGATCGACATCACCGTGCGCGCCGCGCATGCCCATGGCAAATGGGTCGGCGTGTGCGGCGAACTGGCGGCAGATCCGCTGGCGGTGCCGGTGCTGGTCGGCCTCGGCGTCGATGAGCTGAGCGTATCCGGGCGCAGCATCGCCGAGGTCAAGGCGCGCATCCGCGAACTCAGCCTGACCCAGGCGCAAACCCTTGCTCAACAAGCCCTCACCGTGGGCAGCGCGAACGAAGTGCGTGCATTAGTGGAGGCCCTGTAA
- a CDS encoding alkaline phosphatase D family protein, with product MSDFNLGRRRVMQVVGAGLLMPGLAPAVIASVKDRPQLTDGVQSGDLQGDRAMIWSRSDRPARMVVEWDTRSQFRHPRRVVSALADARSDFTARVELTGLPADQAIFYRVYFKDAQTGVASEPWLGHLRSAPTARRNIRFVWSGDTVGQGFGINPDIGGMRIYESMRLRLPDFFIHSGDTIYADGPVPAQLTTEGGRIWRNLTTEAKSKVAQTLDDYRGNYRYNLMDENIRRFNAEVPQIWQWDDHEVVNNWSPGKQLDERYQEKDIHTLVGRARKAWLEYSPMRLQAADGGGRIYRKLSYGPMLDVFVLDMRSYRGANDDNLGAAKPFLGREQLDWLKRGLEHSKAQWKVIAADMPIGLGVPDGEVSPGVARWEAVANGDPGPAQGRELEVAELLGFLRAQQVRNFVFLTADVHYCAAHHYHPERAAFQDFEPFWEFVAGPLNAGSFGPNPLDKTFGPEVVFQKAPPTQNASPFAGFQFFGEVNIEGQSGEMSVVLRDLNGVAVFEQKLQPV from the coding sequence ATGAGCGATTTCAACCTCGGGCGCCGTCGGGTCATGCAAGTGGTCGGCGCCGGGCTGCTGATGCCCGGGCTGGCGCCGGCAGTGATCGCGTCGGTCAAGGATCGGCCACAACTCACCGACGGCGTGCAGTCCGGCGACCTGCAGGGCGACCGCGCGATGATCTGGAGCCGCAGCGACCGCCCGGCGCGGATGGTGGTCGAGTGGGACACCCGCAGCCAGTTTCGCCACCCACGCCGTGTAGTCTCGGCCCTGGCCGATGCGCGCAGCGACTTCACCGCCCGGGTCGAACTCACCGGGCTGCCCGCCGATCAGGCGATTTTCTATCGCGTGTATTTCAAGGACGCACAAACCGGCGTCGCCAGCGAGCCGTGGCTCGGCCACCTGCGCAGCGCACCGACGGCGCGGCGCAATATTCGTTTTGTCTGGAGCGGTGACACCGTCGGCCAAGGCTTCGGCATCAACCCGGACATCGGCGGCATGCGCATCTACGAATCCATGCGTCTGCGCTTGCCGGACTTCTTTATCCACAGCGGCGACACCATCTACGCCGACGGCCCGGTGCCGGCGCAATTGACCACTGAAGGCGGGCGGATCTGGCGCAATCTCACCACCGAAGCCAAGAGCAAAGTCGCGCAGACCCTCGACGATTATCGCGGCAACTATCGCTACAACCTGATGGACGAAAACATCCGCCGCTTCAACGCCGAAGTCCCGCAGATCTGGCAGTGGGACGACCACGAAGTGGTCAATAACTGGTCGCCGGGCAAGCAGCTCGACGAGCGCTATCAGGAAAAAGATATCCACACCCTGGTCGGCCGTGCGCGCAAGGCCTGGCTGGAATATTCGCCGATGCGATTGCAGGCGGCCGATGGCGGCGGACGGATCTATCGCAAGCTCAGCTACGGGCCGATGCTCGACGTGTTCGTGCTCGACATGCGCAGTTATCGCGGGGCCAACGACGACAACCTCGGCGCGGCCAAACCTTTCCTCGGGCGCGAACAACTGGACTGGCTCAAGCGTGGGCTGGAGCACTCCAAGGCGCAGTGGAAGGTGATCGCCGCCGACATGCCGATCGGCCTCGGTGTGCCCGACGGTGAAGTCAGCCCCGGCGTGGCACGCTGGGAGGCGGTGGCCAACGGCGATCCCGGCCCGGCGCAAGGACGTGAGTTGGAAGTCGCTGAGTTGCTGGGTTTCCTGCGCGCGCAACAGGTACGCAATTTCGTGTTTCTGACCGCGGACGTGCATTACTGCGCGGCGCATCACTACCATCCGGAGCGCGCGGCGTTTCAGGATTTCGAACCGTTCTGGGAGTTTGTCGCCGGGCCGCTGAATGCCGGGAGCTTCGGGCCTAATCCGCTGGACAAGACCTTCGGCCCGGAAGTGGTGTTCCAGAAGGCTCCGCCGACGCAGAACGCTTCACCATTTGCCGGGTTTCAGTTCTTTGGCGAGGTGAATATCGAAGGGCAGAGCGGGGAGATGAGTGTGGTGTTGCGGGATTTGAATGGGGTGGCGGTGTTTGAGCAGAAGTTGCAGCCCGTCTAG
- the pfkB gene encoding 1-phosphofructokinase, with protein MAKILTLTLNPALDLTVELSRLEAGQVNRSDEMHTHAAGKGVNVAQVLADLGHQLTVSGFLGEDNLQAFETLFAKRGFVDAFIRVPGETRSNIKVAEHDGRITDINGPGPVVDAAAQRALLERLLQIAPGHDAVVVAGSLPRGVSAQWLRELIERLTGLGLKVALDSSGEALRAAIEARPWLIKPNTEELADALDCDVVSHAAEAQAAACLHAKGIEHVVISHGADGVNWFSVGSALHATPPKVTVASTVGAGDSLLAGMLHGLLSADTPEQTLRTATAIAAMAVTQIGFGINDAAQLAQLEQGVRVRPLTEQ; from the coding sequence ATGGCCAAGATTCTCACCCTGACCCTTAACCCGGCGCTGGACCTCACGGTCGAGCTGTCGCGCCTTGAGGCCGGTCAGGTCAACCGCAGCGACGAGATGCACACCCACGCCGCCGGCAAAGGCGTGAACGTCGCGCAGGTGCTGGCGGACCTCGGGCATCAACTGACGGTCAGCGGCTTTCTCGGCGAAGACAATCTGCAAGCCTTCGAAACCCTGTTCGCCAAGCGCGGCTTCGTCGACGCGTTCATCCGCGTGCCGGGGGAGACGCGCAGCAACATCAAGGTCGCCGAGCATGACGGGCGTATCACCGACATCAACGGCCCGGGGCCGGTGGTCGACGCGGCGGCGCAGCGGGCGTTGCTCGAGCGTCTGCTGCAGATCGCCCCGGGGCATGACGCGGTGGTGGTCGCCGGCAGTCTGCCGCGCGGCGTCAGCGCGCAGTGGTTGCGCGAACTGATCGAACGTCTGACCGGTCTCGGTCTGAAAGTCGCCCTCGACAGCAGCGGTGAAGCCTTGCGTGCGGCGATTGAAGCGCGCCCGTGGCTGATCAAGCCGAACACCGAAGAACTCGCCGATGCGCTCGATTGCGATGTGGTCTCGCACGCCGCCGAAGCTCAGGCTGCGGCGTGCCTGCACGCCAAAGGTATCGAGCACGTGGTGATTTCCCACGGTGCCGACGGGGTGAACTGGTTCAGCGTCGGCTCGGCGCTGCATGCCACGCCGCCGAAGGTCACGGTCGCCAGTACGGTGGGTGCCGGTGACTCGTTGCTGGCCGGCATGCTGCACGGTCTGCTCAGTGCCGATACTCCCGAGCAGACCCTGCGCACGGCCACGGCGATTGCCGCGATGGCGGTGACGCAGATCGGTTTCGGCATCAACGATGCGGCGCAACTGGCGCAGCTCGAACAGGGCGTACGCGTGCGTCCCCTGACAGAACAATAA
- a CDS encoding sulfite reductase flavoprotein subunit alpha, which translates to MLKKTLFQLHWFFGITAGLVLALMGITGAAYSFQDEILRALNPSVLQVEKQVAGVLPPVDLVEHIEATSGKKVSMLWVETDSGNAARVYFTPPKGERRGEMRYFDPYTGEFMGDAVGQDFFGLMLQLHRFLAMGDTGRNITGACTLILLFFCLSGLYLRWPRQWNSWRVWLTLDWKKKGRSFNWDLHSVAGTWCLLVYLLLALTGLSWSYEWYNKGLTKLLSDAPQNERVRGGRGPAPEGPAPTADYAAMWSSIYSAAGPGLSAYNIRMPPVAGQPATVFYLLDSSPHDRALNQITLDPATGIVKRVDRYADKSFKAQLLTSIYALHVGSYFGLVGRIIITLAAVCMPLFFITGWLLYLDRRRKKKQIQDARKGLEQPTGNAPGWLIGFASQSGFAEQLAWQTAGQLQAAGLPVKVQPLANVSAEDLRESNHALFVVSTFGDGEAPDSARGFERKVLREATTLDGLNYAVLGLGDRQYAHFCGFARRLHQWLGEHGGKTLFAPVEVDNGDPYALRHWQTQLGLITGQAPVDTWQAPSYDNWTLLRRELMNPDSSGSPVYLLGLKAPSTSSWLAGDLVEVLPRNCAWAIEHFLDGLGIRGETTVKINGLEEPLEVALASRQLPEHRAHLVGLHAQALVDAMVPLAMREYSIASIAADGVLELIVRQEQHADGSLGIASGWLTEHAPVGGAISLRVRRNSGFHLPNEPLPMILLGNGTGLAGLRSLLKARIADGQQRHWLLFGERNREHDFLCRAELEEWLINGDLARLDLAFSRDQAQKIYVQDRLRESADELKKWLADGAVIYICGSLQGMASGVDQVLNDVLGAAEVERLIEQGRYRRDVY; encoded by the coding sequence GTGTTGAAGAAAACCCTGTTCCAGTTGCACTGGTTTTTCGGCATCACTGCCGGGCTGGTGCTGGCCCTGATGGGCATTACCGGTGCCGCCTATTCGTTCCAGGACGAAATCCTGCGGGCGCTGAACCCGTCGGTGTTGCAGGTGGAAAAACAAGTCGCCGGCGTCCTGCCTCCAGTCGACCTGGTGGAACACATCGAAGCGACTTCCGGCAAGAAAGTCTCGATGCTCTGGGTCGAGACCGACAGCGGCAACGCCGCGCGCGTCTACTTCACTCCGCCCAAAGGCGAACGTCGTGGCGAGATGCGCTACTTCGATCCCTACACCGGCGAGTTCATGGGCGACGCGGTTGGCCAGGACTTCTTCGGCCTGATGCTGCAGCTGCACCGTTTCCTCGCCATGGGCGATACCGGACGCAACATCACCGGCGCCTGCACCCTGATCCTGTTGTTCTTCTGCCTGTCCGGGCTGTACCTGCGCTGGCCGCGACAGTGGAACAGCTGGCGCGTGTGGCTGACCCTCGACTGGAAGAAAAAGGGCCGCAGCTTCAACTGGGATCTGCACTCGGTGGCAGGCACCTGGTGTTTGCTGGTGTATCTGCTGCTGGCCTTGACCGGGTTGTCGTGGTCCTACGAGTGGTACAACAAGGGCCTGACCAAACTGCTTTCCGATGCGCCGCAAAACGAGCGCGTGCGCGGTGGTCGCGGCCCGGCGCCGGAAGGTCCGGCACCGACTGCCGATTACGCGGCGATGTGGAGCAGCATCTACAGCGCCGCCGGTCCAGGTCTGTCGGCCTACAACATCCGTATGCCGCCAGTGGCCGGGCAACCGGCGACCGTGTTCTATCTGCTCGACAGCTCGCCGCATGATCGCGCGCTGAACCAGATCACCCTCGACCCGGCCACCGGCATCGTCAAACGCGTTGATCGCTACGCCGACAAGAGCTTCAAGGCGCAGCTGTTGACCAGCATTTACGCGCTGCACGTCGGCAGCTATTTCGGCCTCGTCGGACGGATCATCATCACCCTCGCCGCCGTGTGCATGCCGCTGTTTTTCATCACTGGCTGGCTGCTGTATCTGGATCGCCGACGCAAGAAAAAGCAGATTCAGGACGCGCGCAAAGGTCTTGAACAACCGACCGGTAATGCCCCTGGATGGCTGATCGGTTTTGCCAGCCAAAGTGGTTTTGCCGAACAACTGGCCTGGCAGACCGCCGGGCAATTGCAGGCCGCCGGGTTGCCGGTGAAGGTGCAGCCGCTGGCGAATGTCAGCGCAGAGGATCTGCGCGAATCGAACCACGCGCTGTTCGTGGTCAGCACCTTCGGCGACGGCGAAGCACCGGACAGCGCGCGCGGTTTCGAGCGCAAAGTGCTGCGCGAAGCCACGACCCTCGACGGCCTGAATTATGCGGTGCTGGGCCTGGGTGACCGCCAGTACGCGCACTTCTGCGGCTTCGCCCGACGCCTGCATCAGTGGCTCGGCGAACACGGCGGCAAGACCCTGTTCGCCCCGGTCGAAGTCGACAACGGCGATCCGTACGCCCTGCGTCACTGGCAGACTCAACTCGGCCTGATCACCGGACAAGCGCCGGTCGACACCTGGCAAGCGCCGAGCTACGACAACTGGACACTGCTGCGCCGCGAACTGATGAACCCGGACAGCAGCGGTTCGCCGGTGTACCTGTTGGGCCTGAAGGCGCCGAGCACCAGCAGCTGGCTGGCCGGCGATCTGGTGGAAGTGCTGCCGCGCAACTGTGCGTGGGCGATCGAGCACTTCCTCGACGGCCTCGGCATTCGTGGCGAAACCACCGTGAAGATCAACGGCCTCGAAGAACCGCTGGAAGTCGCCCTCGCCAGCCGCCAGTTGCCGGAACATCGTGCGCATCTGGTCGGCCTGCATGCGCAAGCGCTGGTGGATGCGATGGTGCCGCTGGCGATGCGCGAATACTCGATCGCCTCGATTGCCGCCGACGGCGTGCTGGAACTGATCGTGCGTCAGGAACAACACGCCGATGGCAGCCTCGGCATCGCTTCCGGCTGGCTGACCGAACACGCCCCGGTAGGCGGCGCCATCAGCCTGCGCGTGCGGCGCAACAGCGGGTTCCATCTGCCGAATGAACCGCTGCCGATGATTCTGCTGGGCAACGGCACCGGCCTCGCCGGGTTGCGCAGCCTGCTCAAGGCACGCATCGCCGACGGTCAGCAGCGCCACTGGCTGCTGTTTGGCGAGCGCAATCGCGAGCATGATTTCCTCTGCCGGGCGGAGCTGGAAGAGTGGTTGATCAATGGCGATCTGGCGCGCCTGGACCTGGCGTTTTCGCGGGATCAGGCGCAAAAGATTTACGTCCAGGATCGCCTGCGCGAATCCGCTGACGAGCTGAAAAAATGGCTGGCTGACGGTGCGGTGATCTACATCTGCGGCAGCCTGCAGGGTATGGCCTCTGGCGTCGATCAAGTGCTCAACGACGTGTTGGGGGCAGCCGAAGTCGAACGCCTGATCGAACAGGGCCGTTACCGCCGCGACGTGTACTGA
- a CDS encoding PTS fructose-like transporter subunit IIB → MKLAIVTACPNGMVTSVLCARLLDAAAQRQGWSTSVEVVDAAHPERELSAATIAAAEWVLLVVTGDIDMRRFVGKRVFRIAPAQALQDVEAVLRRGAEEAEVYVASEAVPVAAAQRAPRIVAITACPTGVAHTFMAAEALQQTAKRLGYELHVETQGSVGAKTPLSATAIAEADVVLLAADIEVATERFAGKKIYRCGTGIALKQSEATLKKALAEAQVESAASDGNAPAKQEKTGVYKHLLTGVSFMLPMVVAGGLMIALSFVFGITAFKEEGTLAAALMQIGGETAFKLMVPLLAGYIAYSIADRPGLAPGMIGGLLASTLGAGFIGGIVAGFIAGYAAKAISRYVALPQSLEALKPILIIPLFASLFTGLVMIYVVGKPVAGMLAALTHFLDSMGTTNAILLGVLLGGMMCVDLGGPINKAAYAFSVGLLASQSYAPMAATMAAGMVPPIGLGIATFIARRKFAQTEREAGKAALVLGLCFISEGAIPFAAKDPLRVIPASIAGGALTGALSMYFGCKLMAPHGGLFVLAIPNAINHALLYLLAIVAGSLLTAVVYAAVKRAEATELAVDPVNA, encoded by the coding sequence ATGAAGTTAGCCATTGTCACGGCCTGCCCGAACGGCATGGTCACCAGTGTGCTGTGCGCCCGTCTGCTCGATGCGGCGGCCCAGCGTCAGGGCTGGAGCACCAGCGTTGAAGTGGTCGATGCGGCGCACCCCGAGCGCGAATTGTCGGCCGCCACTATTGCGGCGGCGGAGTGGGTGTTGCTGGTGGTCACCGGTGACATCGACATGCGCCGTTTTGTCGGCAAGCGTGTGTTCCGCATCGCCCCGGCGCAAGCGCTGCAGGATGTCGAAGCGGTGCTGCGTCGCGGTGCTGAAGAGGCCGAGGTTTACGTCGCCAGCGAAGCCGTCCCGGTTGCCGCTGCGCAACGTGCGCCGCGCATCGTCGCCATCACCGCGTGCCCGACCGGCGTCGCCCACACCTTCATGGCTGCCGAGGCGTTGCAGCAGACGGCCAAGCGTCTGGGCTATGAACTGCACGTCGAAACCCAGGGTTCGGTCGGCGCGAAAACCCCGCTCAGCGCGACGGCGATTGCCGAGGCTGACGTGGTGTTGCTGGCGGCGGACATCGAAGTCGCCACCGAGCGTTTTGCCGGCAAGAAAATCTACCGCTGCGGCACCGGGATTGCTTTGAAGCAGTCCGAAGCGACCCTGAAAAAAGCCCTCGCCGAAGCTCAGGTGGAGAGCGCCGCGAGTGACGGCAACGCGCCGGCCAAGCAAGAGAAAACCGGGGTCTACAAACACCTGCTGACGGGCGTGTCGTTCATGCTGCCGATGGTGGTGGCCGGTGGTCTGATGATCGCGCTGTCGTTCGTCTTCGGCATCACCGCGTTCAAGGAAGAGGGCACGCTGGCGGCGGCGCTGATGCAGATCGGCGGTGAGACCGCGTTCAAGCTGATGGTGCCGCTGCTTGCCGGTTACATCGCCTACTCGATCGCCGACCGCCCGGGCCTGGCGCCGGGGATGATTGGTGGCTTGCTCGCCAGTACGCTTGGGGCGGGGTTCATCGGCGGGATCGTCGCCGGTTTCATCGCCGGTTATGCGGCCAAGGCCATCAGTCGCTATGTCGCCTTGCCGCAAAGTCTTGAAGCGCTGAAACCGATCCTGATCATCCCGTTGTTCGCCAGCCTGTTCACCGGGCTGGTGATGATCTACGTGGTCGGTAAACCGGTTGCCGGCATGCTTGCGGCGCTGACGCATTTTCTCGACAGCATGGGCACGACCAACGCGATTCTGCTCGGGGTGTTGCTCGGCGGCATGATGTGCGTCGACCTCGGTGGGCCGATCAACAAAGCCGCGTATGCGTTCTCGGTCGGGCTGCTGGCTTCGCAGAGTTACGCGCCGATGGCCGCGACCATGGCCGCCGGCATGGTGCCGCCAATCGGACTGGGCATCGCCACCTTCATTGCCCGCCGCAAGTTCGCCCAGACCGAGCGCGAGGCCGGTAAAGCGGCGCTGGTGCTGGGGCTGTGCTTCATCTCCGAAGGGGCGATTCCGTTTGCCGCGAAAGACCCGCTGCGAGTGATTCCGGCGAGCATCGCCGGTGGTGCGTTGACTGGCGCGTTGTCGATGTACTTCGGCTGCAAACTGATGGCGCCGCACGGTGGCTTGTTTGTGCTGGCGATCCCGAATGCGATCAATCATGCGTTGCTGTATCTGCTGGCGATTGTCGCGGGGAGTTTGTTGACGGCGGTGGTTTACGCGGCGGTCAAACGCGCGGAAGCCACGGAACTGGCGGTCGACCCCGTCAACGCCTGA